A genomic segment from Bubalus bubalis isolate 160015118507 breed Murrah chromosome 5, NDDB_SH_1, whole genome shotgun sequence encodes:
- the LOC102391644 gene encoding putative olfactory receptor 8G3 pseudogene, with product MRLQRKMDPGNHSSVTEFILAGLTEKPELQIPLLVFFLGIYSVTVLGNLGMITLIGLSSHLHTPMYYFLTNLSFIDFCHSTVVTPKMLVNFVTEKNIISYPECMTQLYFFIVFIIAECYMLAVMAYDRYVAICNPLLYNVIMSYYRCFQLTVTVYILCIIESAIHTGFMLRLYFCKAKVVNHYFCDLFPLLELSCSSISMNELLALVFSAFNVLIPVLTILASYIFILASILQIHSTEGRSKAFSTCSSHISAVAVFYGSVAFMYLKPSSVSSIEQGKVSSVFYTCIVPMLNPLIYSLRNKDVKFALKKILDSGKCR from the coding sequence AAAATGGACCCTGGAAATCACTCCTCAGTGACTGAGTTCATCCTCGCTGGGCTCACAGAGAAACCAGAGCTCCAGATTCCCCTTCTGGTCTTCTTCCTAGGAATCTACTCAGTCACGGTGCTGGGGAACCTGGGCATGATCACACTGATAGGGCTCAGTTCTCacctgcacacccccatgtactattTCCTCACCAATTTGTCCTTTATTGACTTCTGTCATTCCACTGTCGTTACCCCCAAAATGCTGGTGAACTTTGTGACAGAGAAGAATATCATCTCCTACCCTGAATGTATGACTCAGctctatttctttattgtttttattatagcAGAATGTTATATGTTGGCTGTAATGGCATATGACCGCTATGTTGCCATCTGTAACcctttgctttacaatgtcatcaTGTCTTATTATAGGTGCTTCCAGCTCACAGTGACAGTTTATATTTTGTGCATCATTGAATCTGCAATCCATACAGGCTTTATGTTGAGACTCTATTTCTGCAAGGCAAAGGTGGTTAACCATTATTTTTGTGATCTCTTCCCACTCTTGGAGCTATCCTGTTCTAGCATCTCCATGAATGAATTATTGGCTCTAGTCTTTAGTGCTTTTAATGTCCTGATTCCTGTTTTAACCATCCTTGCTTCCTACATCTTCATCCTCGCTAGCATCCTCCAAATCCACTCCACTGAAGGCAGGTCCAAAGCCTTCAGCACCTGCAGCTCCCATATCTCAGCTGTTGCTGTTTTCTATGGATCTGTAGCATTTATGTACCTGAAGCCATCATCAGTCAGCTCCATAGAACAAGGGAAAGTGTCCTCTGTGTTTTATACCTGCATTGTACCCATGCTAAACCCTCTGATCTACAGTCTGCGGAATAAGGATGTCAAATTTGCCCTGAAGAAAATTCTAGACAGTGGAAAATGTAGATGA